CAATCAGGAAACGAAGATCGAGGCGCATGGAATTACTCCCCTCCCCGGTAAAGACCCGAGGCGAATGTATAGGTGAACGAGGCGTTGATCACGTACGGCGGCGACGGTCCCAGACTGGGCTTGGCGACGCGCACCAGTGCCCCCAGGGATACCTTGAACAGGGGGTTGGGAATCACCACGACGCTGGCGGACACGAACTGGGTGGTGCCGCCGGAGAACGACGGACGGTCGATGATCTTGAAGCCGACCGGGGCCGGGCTCGGAAGGCCCGGCATCGGCGGAATCATGCTGGGCGGAATCGGCATGCCGCCGGACAGCGGCCCGGTCGTCGCCATGGGATTGATCGGCTGGAAGAGCTTGCCGTCGTAGGAATCCGTCTGCTGGTGAAACCCGAGGTAGGTCAGGTCGAGCGAGACGTTGTCGTGCCAGATCGGCTTGACGAACGTGACGAACCAGCGCACGACGTCACCCGGATCGACACCGTCGGCCTTCGGCCTGATTTCGTACAGCGAGCCGACGTGCAGCGCGCCGCGACCGAAGAAGCTGCTGCCTTCCAGCTGGCGGCTCGCGAACACCCCCAGGTAGCCGCCGAGCGTGCCCAGACCGGGCTGTAGCGGCGCTGGCAGGCGGCCGTCGTTCGAGAACCGCCGGAAGATGCCGTCGCCGATCGTGCTCATGTCCGGGTTTCCGTTGCCGTCGATGGCCGGGAACGGAAAGATCATCTTCATGCCCATCAGCGATGCGGTGGTGCCGGGGTCGAACTTTTCCTTGTTGGATCCGGTCGGGAACCGCAGACCGGCGACGCCGGCGATGCCGACCGGGAAATTGCCCTGGTCGACGAACTTCTTTTTCAGGAACACGCTCAAGTCACCGACCGCCGAGGTGCTGCCCTGTGGAAACGCCGAGATCATGTTGATGAACTGCGGGTTGAGCTCCGCCTGCATCCGCGAACTCTGGATCGGCAGGTTGAAGCGCAGGGTCATGTTGTGGTCCAGTCCGAGGACCAGGTCCAGGTCCGTGAACTGGCGATTGAGGTGAAAACTGTTGAAGTGCCCCTGGATGTCCAGCTGGCCGGCGACGTCGCTCGCGTCCAGCGCGCCCACTTGGCGGTAGCCCAGTTGGACGCGCAACGCGCCAGGCGGAAGCACGAAGGCGGATTCGGTCACCGCCGGTTCGTAGACCGGCGGAATGAAGCTCTGGATCTGATCCTGGATATTGCCCCGTTGCACCTTCACATACGACTCGTGCACGCCGAGATCCAGATAATTGTTCTCGGGCGACTTGGGGTCGAGATCCGGAGGATTACTCTTGACCTCGCCCGTCGAGGTCATGACGACCGGCCGCGCCGGGCGCACGCCGGAGTTCAGTGACGTTAGGTAGAACGTCAGCTGCGCGCGCTCGTCGTCGGTCAAGTGCAGATTCGGCATGTTAGTGTCGGGCTTGACCGCCGGCGGATCCTTCAGCCACTTGTAGATCCACTCTGCCGACAGGCGGTCGCCGACGTTGTCCAGGATCGGCCCCACGTGACCGCCCTGACCGCCGATCGTGTGGCAGCCGGAGCAGCCCTTGCTCTGGAACAACCTGGCTCCCGGCTGCTCCTGTCCAGCCAGCACCCCGGCAGGATGGAGCAATGCGAACAGGAGGCTGGCTATAACAAAACGACGATTGAAGAGATGCATGGTCCGTTCTCCACACCGCGTCCTTTCACTTGCAGATGAAAGTATCGTCGGCGCTAGCTGTAAAAGAAAATCCTAGGAGATGCGACGGATAATCCGCCATACCTTTCGCTATTGGATGTGCTGTCCTGCTGGTGCGCCGAAATCATCAATGGAACGTAGGTAATTAATCTTGATCCGGGTCAAATAGACGTCCACAAATTATATTTCTGCGATAATCTATCTCATTCCTGAATCCAGGGTACTCCGGCAAGCAATTCAATATCGCCAAAGCAGATGACCGAGGTGAAAGATGGGCAAACACAAAGTTCATGCAGCAGGCATTTCTCTAGTACCCAAAGAATTGAAAAATCTTCGTGGAAGCTTATGCAATAGCCATGCTACCCGCGAACAAAAAATAGCGACGCAGGCATTTCGCACTGCGTCGCGTGCCCAATGTCTATGGCGAAATTAAACCCGATCCGCGACGCGCCCTTTGAGAAGTTTTGATTTCACATGGATAGAAAATCAGGTATGCGTGCAAGTCTGGCCTTTCGTTCCATACTTGCCATCAAGGCAAAAAGGGGTAGCAATACAATAATTTTTTGTCAGGCAAGTGCCCTCGCAAAGCCGGGTGCTTTAGTTGTGTGAGCCGCTCAAAGCGGCTGAATCGGGATCGCTAACGCGATCCCACAGTGCGACGACGGCATTTGGGTATGAACATCACGTGGTACAGGCATTCCCATTGCGTGTGATTTAAGCTCTCATACTCGTCCATCGGGACTGTGTGCTTGGCGGATCAGCGGCTCACGGACGGAGTTTCCCCGGTGGACTCCCGCATGCGTCAAACTTCTACGGCCTCCCCGGCAGAGCCGGGGGGACTCCCTTGCTGGTCTAGAACAGATCCAGCAGGAAGTGTCGCGGCGCATGCTTGGAGCGTTGCGTGATCCAACCGACCATCGCCCCATAGACGATATGGGCCAGATAGACGGTCGCGGGAAAACGCACCGGAGCGAAATCATGACCGAAGACCCCAGCGCCAATGATGTCCATCACGGGGCTCAGCATGAAAGCGGTGGCGATGCCCATGGCATACAAGACGCCTACCCACCAACGCTGGTGGCCGAACACCGCGATGTAGATGAACGCGAAACCAATGCCGTTCCAGACATGATCACCCCACTCAATCAGGTTCGACCAGAGATCGGGGCCACTCATGAACTGATCGGTCAGCTGCACGCCGATCAGCATGGGCAACGAACCGGGCATGGCCTCGAACACCCTGAAACCGATCGAGCGCACCACTTCCATCACCAATGTGCCAAGCACACCGGCAAGCAGCGCCAGCAGGCCCGCGGAGGTCAAGCGGCGCCAGCGCATGGCGAAAGCGAGCACTACGAAAAACACCCAGGCCACCAATCCCGGCAATATGGCGACTTCGCCAAGGCGGTGCATCGTGATGATTCCGCTTGCCGAAATGGTGAATGCCAGCGGTGACACCGATGCCGCAGCCAGTGCCAGCAAGGTGGCAAGAAGTTCTCCCAGCGACATCCTCGCAAAAAGCTGCATGACTGCTACCTCCTCGTGATTGCGCAAGGCGCAGATAAAGACGAGCGGATGCCAGGCATCCGCCCGCGGCTCGGGTTACTTCGCAGCCTGGTTCGCCACCATGTCCAGCTTCTTGTCGAGCATGCCGCCCATCATCTCGAAGCCGGGAGAAATTGCACTGAGCTGGACCGACGGCTTGAAGTAGCCGATGTAGGTGTTGCCCTTGTCGGACCACACGTATACGCGGGCCGGCAGCACGGCACCGGCTGCCGGACTCATGCCGAACGCCTGCTTGCCCATCTGCGGATTGCCGACCAGGAAAGTCTGGGCACCCTCAAGCTTGAGGCCTGTCATCGACATCACCTTGGCCTGATCGATATGGCCCATCACCATCATTTGATTGCTAGCCACCGCTTTTTGCAGGGCACTTACCGTGGCGCTGAAGTTCTGGTGCGACGCCACCTGGACGAAGGACGGCGTGCCCTGCGCCGATACGACAGTCGCACAGGCGAGCGCCGCTACGGCCACGGCGGAAAGGATGGAACTCTTATTGATGCGCATGACTTTTTCCCTCTCTCGTGATGAAAAGAACGGATGGATCGCCTCCGCGGCCCATCCGTCATAGAGAGGTGTCGAGTGCGCAAATGAATTCAACGATTGACTGTGGCAATTTGTCGCACGATCGAAGGCGATGAAAGAGGCCGCCGGGGAACGCGCCGCGATGTTTGGTGAGTCCGCGCAGACCGTAGTTCACTGACTCGACAGCGTTGGTGGTGTAGATCACCTTGCGGATCTCCGGCGGGTAGTTGAAGAACAGAACCGGACGCGGCCAGTTGCGCCCGCAGAACCTGCTGGTGGCCGATCGCGCCGGTCACATCGGCTGGACCATCGTCGGCAACAGCATCCCGCTGCGCGCCGGCATCGATCCGCGACTGCCGTCGGACTGGTCCAGGCCCGGCAGCGGCTGGCAGGGCTGGGCCACGCCGGCGCAGTACCCGCGCATCGAGAACCCCGCCGACGGCCGGTTGTGGACGGCGAACAACCGCACCGTCGACGGCGAGGCGCTGGCCCTGCTCGGCAACGGCGGCCATGACCTCGGCGCCCGCGCCCAGCAGATCCGCGACGACCTGCGTGCCCGCGCCAGCTTCACCCCCGGCACCCTGCTCGACATCCAGCTCGACGACCGTGCGCTGTTCCTCGCCCGCTGGCAGCGCCTGCTGCAGGACACCCTGGCCGACAGCCGCGACCCTTCACTGCAGCCGCTGCGCCAACTCACCGCCACATGGCACGGCCGGGCCGCCGTCGACAGCGTCGATTACCGCCTGGTACGCGCCTTCCGCAACCAGGTCGGCGAAGCGGTGCTGGCGCCGTTCGCCGCCCGGGTGCAGCAGCGCTACGCGGATTTCAGCTGGCCCCGCGAGACCAGCGCCGAGGCGGCGGTGTGGGCCCTGGTCCATCAGCAGCCGGCGGCATGGCTCGATCCGAAATATCCGGATTGGCATGCCCTGCTCATCGACGCGGCGAAGCAGGTGGCGGACGAACTCGGCCGGCAACCCGGCGGTCTCGCTGCGCGCAGCTGGGGCGAACAAAACCGCACCGGCATCCGCCACCCGTTGTCCGCCGCGTTGCCATCGTGGCTGGGCCACTTCATCGACATGCCCGACCAGCCGATCTCCGGCGACAACAACATACCGCACGTCGCCGCGCCCGGCTTCGGTGCCTCCGAGCACCTGGTCGTGGCTCCCGGCCAGGAGGCCCGCGCCATCCTCAACATACCCGGCGGCCAGAGCGACCACCCGCTGTCACCGTCTTTCGGCGCGGGCCACGCGGACTGGGTCGAGGGAAGGCCCACGCCGCTGCTGCCGGGACTGCCGCAGCACACGCTGGTGCTGCAACCGGCCGCACGCTGACGCGCCGACCGGCGTCGACCGATCGGCCGTCCATGCGGCATTCGACCGCACAAATCGCCGCCGGCGCAGCTGATCGAAATCAAAAGCACCGCCCTGATGGGCGCGCATGATCCCCGTCCACACGGCGGATTCATTAATGATCAACTGCGACACCGTCATCATTGGGGCTGGCCCGGTCGGCCTGTTCCAGGTTTTCGAGCTGGGCCTGCTGGGGCTGGATGCGCACGTGATCGATGCCGTACCGCATGCCGGCGGCCAGTGCGTCGAGCTGTATCCGGACAAGCCGATCTACGACATCCCGGCGCTGCCGGTGTGCAGTGGGCGCGAGCTGATCGAGCGCCTGCAGCAGCAGATCCGCCCGTTCGCGCCGCAGTTCCACCTGGGTCACACCGTCACCTCGCTGCAGCGCATGGACAACGGCCGCTTTCACCTGCAGACCAGTGGCGGTCTGGCCTTCGACGCCGGCGTGGTGATCATTGCCGGCGGCCTGGGCGCGTTCGCGCCGCGCACGCTGGACCTGCCGGAAGCCGCGCCGCTGGTGGGCCGCACGCTGCACTACAAGGTGACGCAGCCGGCGCTGTGCGACGACCAGGACATCGTGATCGCCGGCGGCGGCGACGCAGCGCTGGATTGGGCGCTGGCCCTGGTCGAGCGGGTGCGCAGCCTGGTGCTGGTGCACCGCTCGTCCAGCTTCCGCGCGGCACCGGCCAGCGTGGCGCGCATGCAGGCGCTGTGCGACGAGGGCCGCATGCAGTTCTGCGAAGGCGACATCGTCGGACTGGAGACGGCCGCTGGCGCGCTGTCGCAGGTGCGCGTGCGCACACGCAGCGGCATGGTCCAGCGCATCGAGGCGTCGCATCTGCTGGTGTTCTGGGGCCTGCATCCGGCGCTGGGGCCGATCGCCGACTGGGGACTGGCGCTGGAGCGCCAGCAGCTGGTCGTGGATCCGTCGACGCTGCAGACCTCCGTGCCCGGCATCTTCGCCGTAGGCGACATCAATACCTATCCCGGCAAGAAGAAGCTGATCCTGTCGGGTTTCCACGAAACCGCGCTGTGCGCGTTCGCCGCGCATGCGCACCTGCATCCTGGCGACAAGGTGAACCTGCAGTACACGACCACCAGCCCGGCACTGCAGCGGCGCCTGGGCGTGCGCGATGCCAAAGGCGCCGATGTCGTGGCACAACCGCCGTCAAGGGTCGAAGCCAGCGCGGCCTGACGCTCCACATCTTTTCGCATTCGCACCAAAACGCACACCGGGAGGTCCTCCCATGCACCGCTCCATCGAACCCACCGAACCGCGCTCGCCCGAGCGCCGGCAACTGCTGCGGCAGGCCGGCCAGCTCGCCATCGCCGGCAGCCTGTTGGCCGGCGGCGGCTGGGCGGTGCTCAAGCGCAAGCAGAACCTGTGGCAGGTGCGCCGCGAGCGCACGCTGATGCAGACCTCGGTGGCGGTGACCTGCCTGAGCGACGACGTGCAGGCGGCCGGCGAGGCGATCGAGGCGGCGTTCACGCGCATGGCCACCACGGCGACCGAGTTGACCCGCTTCGATCCGGCCAGCCCGCTGGCGCGGCTGAACCGCTACGGCCGGCTGGCGCTAGTGCCGTCGAACCTGCACGCGGTGTTGCGCGAGGCACTGGCGCTGTCGGCGCTCACCGGCGGCGCATTCGACGTCACCGTGCTGCCGGTGCTGCGCTACTTCGAGACGCTGCGCGGCGTCGACGGCACCGATGCGCGCGAGCAGCGCGTGGCCGAGGACCGCGACGCGCTGGTCGGCTACCGCGACCTCGTGCTGGACGCTCGCGGCGTGCGGCTGCTGCGGCCGGGCATGGCGATCACGCTGGACGGCATCGCCAAGGGCCACGTGGTCGACCAGGGCATCGCGGCGCTGCGCGGCGCCGGCATCGAGTACGGCCTGATCGACGCCGGCGGCGACATCCAGGCGATCAGCGGCAACGATCCCGGGCGGCACTGGAACGTGGGCATCGTCGACCCGCGCGACACGGGCCGGGTGGCGGCGGTGGTGCAGCTGCGCAACGCGGCGCTGTCCACCTCCGGCAACTACCGCGTGTTCTTCTCCAGCGACCGGCGCCTGTTCCACATCGTCGATCCGCGCACCGGCTGGTCGCCGCAGAGTTATTCCAGCGTAACCGTGGTGGCGCAGCGCTCGGTGCTGGCCGACGGCATGAGCACGGCGGCGTTCTCGCTGGAGCTGCCGCGGCTGTCCGCGCTGATGGCGGCACAGGACCACCAGTGGCTGGCGTTCTCGCGCAGCGGCGAGCAGCGCTGGCGCTCGCGCGAGCTGCCGCTGATCGCCGGCACGGCGGAGCTGGCCTGATGCGCGGCGCACGTCCACGCTCCCTCATCGCCAGACTGCTGCTCGCGCTGCTGTTGCTGGCGCCCGCCTCGGTGGCGCTGGCCAGCATCGACGCAAAGTATCCGCAGCTGCACCAGGTGTTCCCCGAGGCCGAACGCTACGGCGACATCGAGGGCACCCCGCCTGCGGCGGCCGTGTACCACGGCGACAAGGTGATCGGCTACGTGTTCGAGACGGTGATGGTGGCGCCGGTGCCGGCCTACTCCGGGGCGCCGATCAACATCCTGGTGTCGATCGGCACCGACGGCACCATCCGCGACGCCCGCGTGCTGGAACAGCACGAACCGATCCTGCTGGTCGGCATTCCGGTGCAGAGGCTGTACGACTTCGTGGCGCGCTACATCGGCCACCGCGTGGACGACAAGATCGTGGTCGGCGGCGGCGCCAGCGGCAGCGTGCGCATCGACGCGATCAGCAGCGCCACGGTGACCTCGATGGTGGCCAACGAGACGATCATGAACTCGGCGCTGAAGGTGGCCGCCTCGCGCAAGCTGATCGCCGGTGCGGCCGACACCGGCGCGGCCGCC
This genomic stretch from Rhodanobacter thiooxydans harbors:
- a CDS encoding c-type cytochrome, with protein sequence MHLFNRRFVIASLLFALLHPAGVLAGQEQPGARLFQSKGCSGCHTIGGQGGHVGPILDNVGDRLSAEWIYKWLKDPPAVKPDTNMPNLHLTDDERAQLTFYLTSLNSGVRPARPVVMTSTGEVKSNPPDLDPKSPENNYLDLGVHESYVKVQRGNIQDQIQSFIPPVYEPAVTESAFVLPPGALRVQLGYRQVGALDASDVAGQLDIQGHFNSFHLNRQFTDLDLVLGLDHNMTLRFNLPIQSSRMQAELNPQFINMISAFPQGSTSAVGDLSVFLKKKFVDQGNFPVGIAGVAGLRFPTGSNKEKFDPGTTASLMGMKMIFPFPAIDGNGNPDMSTIGDGIFRRFSNDGRLPAPLQPGLGTLGGYLGVFASRQLEGSSFFGRGALHVGSLYEIRPKADGVDPGDVVRWFVTFVKPIWHDNVSLDLTYLGFHQQTDSYDGKLFQPINPMATTGPLSGGMPIPPSMIPPMPGLPSPAPVGFKIIDRPSFSGGTTQFVSASVVVIPNPLFKVSLGALVRVAKPSLGPSPPYVINASFTYTFASGLYRGGE
- a CDS encoding DUF302 domain-containing protein, producing MRINKSSILSAVAVAALACATVVSAQGTPSFVQVASHQNFSATVSALQKAVASNQMMVMGHIDQAKVMSMTGLKLEGAQTFLVGNPQMGKQAFGMSPAAGAVLPARVYVWSDKGNTYIGYFKPSVQLSAISPGFEMMGGMLDKKLDMVANQAAK
- a CDS encoding NAD(P)/FAD-dependent oxidoreductase, producing the protein MIPVHTADSLMINCDTVIIGAGPVGLFQVFELGLLGLDAHVIDAVPHAGGQCVELYPDKPIYDIPALPVCSGRELIERLQQQIRPFAPQFHLGHTVTSLQRMDNGRFHLQTSGGLAFDAGVVIIAGGLGAFAPRTLDLPEAAPLVGRTLHYKVTQPALCDDQDIVIAGGGDAALDWALALVERVRSLVLVHRSSSFRAAPASVARMQALCDEGRMQFCEGDIVGLETAAGALSQVRVRTRSGMVQRIEASHLLVFWGLHPALGPIADWGLALERQQLVVDPSTLQTSVPGIFAVGDINTYPGKKKLILSGFHETALCAFAAHAHLHPGDKVNLQYTTTSPALQRRLGVRDAKGADVVAQPPSRVEASAA
- a CDS encoding FAD:protein FMN transferase, which translates into the protein MHRSIEPTEPRSPERRQLLRQAGQLAIAGSLLAGGGWAVLKRKQNLWQVRRERTLMQTSVAVTCLSDDVQAAGEAIEAAFTRMATTATELTRFDPASPLARLNRYGRLALVPSNLHAVLREALALSALTGGAFDVTVLPVLRYFETLRGVDGTDAREQRVAEDRDALVGYRDLVLDARGVRLLRPGMAITLDGIAKGHVVDQGIAALRGAGIEYGLIDAGGDIQAISGNDPGRHWNVGIVDPRDTGRVAAVVQLRNAALSTSGNYRVFFSSDRRLFHIVDPRTGWSPQSYSSVTVVAQRSVLADGMSTAAFSLELPRLSALMAAQDHQWLAFSRSGEQRWRSRELPLIAGTAELA